Proteins from one Chitinophaga oryzae genomic window:
- a CDS encoding glycoside hydrolase family 35 protein → MKKISVIICMILYCVQLSAQHSFQLGDSTFLLDGKPFQMISGEIHYLRVPRESWRDRVRMAKAMGLNTIGTYVFWNMHEPEQGQYNFSGNNDVAAFVKICQEEGMWVILRPSPYACAEWEFGGYPYWLQEIKGLEVRSKEPQYLKAYNNYIKAVGKQLAPLQINHGGNILMVQVENEYGSYSNDKSYLEINRKMFVDAGFDGLLYTCDPAADVAKGHLPGLLPAVNGVDDPEKVKQLVRENHNGKGPFYIAEWYPAWFDSWGEKHHTVPYKDFLTRLDRVLAAGISINMYMFHGGTTRGYMNGANYSEAAPYSPQISSYDYDAPLDEAGNATPKFMEFRKIIARHLATGATLSEVPAKKPAITTPVITFERSCPMFSQLPAAVKSVHPLTFEDLKQAYGFVLYRTTIKGGVSGTLKIKDLRDYGLVFVNGKRVAVLDRRLKQDSTAITLPAGKVTLEILVENLGRINFGPYLLKNRKGIDGEVLFNGQAIQQWQQFRLPYEQQPAIKPAAVGADAPVLKEGHFTLSAKGDTYLDMSKWGKGVVWINGHHLGRYWQVGPQQTLYVPAEWLKTGGNKITVLELIKPGENQVQGLDHPILDVLQ, encoded by the coding sequence ATGAAGAAAATCAGCGTTATCATATGTATGATATTATACTGCGTACAGCTCAGTGCACAACACTCGTTTCAGTTAGGGGACTCCACCTTTTTGCTGGACGGGAAACCGTTTCAGATGATCTCAGGGGAAATCCATTACCTGCGTGTGCCCCGTGAATCATGGCGGGACAGGGTGAGGATGGCCAAAGCCATGGGATTGAATACCATCGGCACCTACGTCTTCTGGAATATGCATGAGCCGGAACAGGGGCAGTATAATTTCTCCGGTAACAACGATGTGGCCGCCTTTGTGAAAATATGCCAGGAAGAAGGGATGTGGGTGATTTTACGTCCCAGCCCCTATGCCTGCGCTGAATGGGAATTTGGCGGTTACCCCTATTGGCTGCAGGAAATAAAAGGGCTGGAAGTAAGAAGCAAAGAGCCGCAGTACCTGAAGGCTTATAATAACTATATTAAAGCGGTAGGGAAACAACTCGCGCCCCTGCAGATTAATCATGGAGGCAACATCCTGATGGTGCAGGTGGAAAACGAATATGGCTCCTATTCCAACGACAAGTCTTATCTTGAGATCAATCGCAAAATGTTCGTGGATGCAGGCTTCGACGGCCTGCTGTATACCTGCGATCCCGCGGCGGACGTAGCCAAAGGCCATTTGCCAGGCTTACTGCCGGCAGTGAACGGTGTAGACGACCCCGAAAAAGTGAAACAACTGGTCAGAGAAAATCACAACGGCAAAGGCCCTTTCTATATCGCAGAATGGTATCCCGCCTGGTTCGACTCCTGGGGTGAGAAGCACCATACCGTTCCCTACAAAGACTTCCTTACCCGTTTGGACCGTGTATTGGCAGCGGGCATTTCCATCAACATGTACATGTTTCATGGCGGTACCACCCGTGGTTATATGAATGGCGCCAACTACAGCGAGGCTGCCCCTTACTCGCCACAGATCAGCAGTTACGACTACGATGCTCCGCTGGACGAAGCCGGCAACGCCACGCCTAAATTCATGGAGTTCAGAAAAATAATCGCCCGGCATCTGGCGACGGGAGCGACCTTGTCGGAAGTGCCGGCTAAAAAACCGGCGATAACAACACCTGTCATTACTTTTGAGCGCAGCTGCCCGATGTTCAGCCAACTGCCTGCCGCGGTAAAAAGCGTACATCCGTTAACGTTTGAAGACCTGAAACAGGCTTATGGTTTTGTGTTATACCGTACCACGATTAAAGGCGGTGTCAGCGGCACATTGAAAATCAAAGACCTCCGCGATTACGGACTGGTGTTCGTCAACGGCAAAAGAGTGGCTGTTCTCGACAGGCGCCTGAAGCAGGACAGCACTGCCATCACACTCCCTGCGGGCAAGGTGACGCTGGAGATCCTGGTTGAAAACCTCGGACGCATCAACTTCGGTCCTTACCTCCTGAAAAACAGGAAAGGAATAGACGGAGAGGTGCTGTTTAACGGACAGGCTATTCAGCAGTGGCAGCAGTTCAGGCTGCCGTATGAACAGCAACCGGCCATCAAACCGGCAGCGGTGGGAGCAGACGCGCCGGTATTGAAGGAGGGCCATTTTACGCTGAGCGCCAAAGGAGATACCTACCTGGACATGAGCAAATGGGGGAAAGGCGTGGTGTGGATCAATGGCCATCACCTGGGGCGTTACTGGCAGGTAGGCCCGCAGCAAACGCTGTATGTGCCGGCGGAATGGCTGAAAACGGGCGGCAATAAAATTACCGTGCTGGAACTGATCAAACCTGGCGAAAACCAGGTACAGGGGCTGGACCATCCGATACTGGACGTGTTACAATAG
- a CDS encoding glycoside hydrolase family 30 protein, with product MKKITGALLGCMVLQQGMSQHQPPIRVNIDLAAKAQTIHNFAASDAWSCQFTGTWPDNKRNQLADWLFSRDTTADGQPKGIGLSMWRFNIGAGSAGQGDSSGIRDEWRRADCFLGADNHYDWQKAAGQIWFLNAAKARGVQQFLGFLNSPPVAFTRNGKAFADKGQCNLSPEQYPAVAGFLKDVVLGVKRLTGITFGFVSPVNEPQWDWSDGGQEGCPYNNEQIYGLVKAIDQTFGRHQLPTRILIPEAGKLNYLYAGEDKPAKGTQVAAFFDPHSPAYLGDCAHIYKAVAGHSYFTTSPQDTAVAIRKRLHTALKGIPFWQSEYCILGDNAGEMNGSKVDLGMDAALYVARVVHTDLTVANAASWQWWLAISPYDYKDGLIYIDKNKTDGQIHDTKMLWVLGNYSRFIRPGAQRVAVQWKEENTTRDILVSAYRNKDNTLAVVIVNSSAADVTIEVDGKGIPRGNRRSYTTSDKGNLLPANVNGRTLVAPARSVVTITQQLNIHKQ from the coding sequence ATGAAAAAAATAACAGGCGCCCTGCTGGGCTGTATGGTCCTGCAGCAGGGCATGTCCCAGCATCAACCGCCGATACGGGTAAATATAGACCTGGCCGCGAAAGCGCAGACCATTCACAATTTCGCAGCATCGGATGCGTGGTCCTGCCAGTTTACCGGTACCTGGCCGGATAATAAAAGAAACCAGCTGGCCGACTGGCTGTTCAGCCGCGATACTACGGCAGATGGCCAGCCCAAAGGCATTGGATTGTCCATGTGGCGGTTTAATATCGGCGCCGGCAGCGCCGGGCAAGGCGATAGCAGCGGTATCCGCGACGAATGGCGCCGTGCTGACTGTTTCCTGGGTGCCGACAACCACTACGACTGGCAAAAGGCTGCCGGGCAGATATGGTTCCTGAATGCCGCCAAAGCAAGGGGCGTACAGCAGTTCCTCGGCTTCCTGAACAGCCCGCCCGTGGCGTTTACACGCAACGGTAAAGCATTTGCCGATAAAGGACAATGTAACCTGTCGCCTGAGCAATATCCGGCTGTTGCCGGTTTCCTGAAAGATGTAGTGCTGGGAGTGAAGCGGTTGACCGGGATTACCTTCGGTTTTGTGAGTCCTGTAAACGAGCCTCAATGGGACTGGAGCGACGGCGGCCAGGAAGGATGCCCTTATAACAACGAACAGATTTACGGCCTTGTAAAAGCGATCGACCAAACCTTTGGCCGGCATCAGCTGCCCACGCGGATTTTAATACCCGAAGCGGGTAAACTCAATTACCTCTACGCCGGGGAAGATAAGCCTGCCAAAGGAACACAGGTGGCCGCTTTCTTTGATCCGCACAGCCCTGCCTACCTGGGCGATTGTGCTCACATATACAAAGCTGTTGCCGGGCATAGCTACTTTACCACCTCCCCGCAGGACACGGCAGTGGCTATACGCAAACGGTTACATACCGCACTGAAGGGCATTCCCTTCTGGCAGTCGGAATATTGCATACTGGGCGATAATGCGGGGGAAATGAACGGCAGTAAGGTGGACCTGGGCATGGATGCCGCGCTGTACGTAGCAAGGGTGGTCCATACAGACCTTACCGTTGCCAACGCTGCGTCCTGGCAATGGTGGCTGGCGATATCGCCTTATGACTATAAAGATGGACTGATCTATATCGATAAAAACAAGACCGACGGGCAAATACACGATACTAAAATGTTATGGGTATTGGGTAACTACAGCCGCTTTATACGGCCCGGAGCGCAACGGGTAGCCGTGCAGTGGAAAGAGGAAAACACTACCCGCGACATCCTCGTGTCGGCCTACCGGAATAAAGACAATACGCTCGCCGTGGTGATCGTCAACAGCAGCGCCGCCGATGTTACCATTGAGGTGGATGGCAAAGGGATACCCCGCGGCAACAGACGCAGCTATACCACCAGCGACAAAGGTAACCTGCTGCCGGCTAACGTAAACGGCCGTACGCTGGTGGCGCCGGCACGGTCTGTCGTAACAATAACGCAACAATTAAATATCCATAAACAGTAA
- a CDS encoding phage tail protein, with product MIPAPLYAGHLPVMPSCVPPGAVMAFAGKITEQYSRPADFESMVNTCGWMLCDGRTLSQLEYPILYHVLGKQYNTGKEKDDEFSVPDYRGYFFRMTDMGSGRDPDAGSRKLANGDTSSEVGSLQEDALQLHQHIYKEPGQPSGPVGSSGTGSPITAGDNLTGNPSDSMAPPGNVRTSTETRAKNVYVYYIIKFL from the coding sequence ATGATACCAGCGCCTTTGTATGCCGGCCATTTGCCGGTAATGCCTTCCTGTGTCCCACCCGGAGCCGTCATGGCCTTTGCGGGAAAGATAACGGAACAATATTCCCGGCCGGCAGATTTCGAGAGCATGGTCAATACCTGCGGCTGGATGCTTTGCGACGGGAGGACCTTATCCCAACTGGAATATCCCATCCTGTATCATGTGTTGGGCAAACAGTACAACACCGGTAAAGAAAAAGACGATGAGTTTTCCGTTCCGGACTACCGGGGATATTTCTTTCGTATGACAGACATGGGCAGCGGCCGCGATCCTGACGCCGGCAGCAGGAAGCTGGCCAACGGCGACACCAGCAGTGAAGTAGGTTCCCTACAGGAAGATGCCCTGCAGTTACATCAGCATATCTACAAAGAACCAGGGCAACCATCCGGGCCTGTCGGCAGCAGCGGTACGGGAAGTCCCATCACCGCCGGCGATAACCTCACAGGCAACCCTTCCGACAGCATGGCCCCTCCCGGGAATGTACGCACCAGCACGGAAACAAGAGCTAAAAATGTCTACGTGTACTATATCATCAAATTTCTCTAA